The stretch of DNA GTAGCCCGCCTATGACTACTATCGCCACACCTGCCACATACCACCACCGGCGGCCTAGTTCTGGTAATGGAAGTCGCAGGCTGCGCCCTGCGGAAGTCGCCTTGCCTGCCCCCAGATCGGCCAAAATTTCCTTCGCATTTTGGTACCGTCGAGACGGATCTCGCTCCAAGCAGCGAAGAATGATTCGCGAGATATTGTCAGGAAGATTCGGAGAAAACTCTTTTGGGCTCGGCGGTTTTTCCTTCACCCGCCGGTACATAATCTGTAGCGTCGAATCGCCCTTGAATGGCTCCGTGCCGGTGACCATCTCAAAGAAGATCAATCCGAGCGCATACAAATCCGCTCGGTTGTCCACCGGCTTCGCTTCCACTTGCTCTGGGGCCATGTATTTGGGCGTTCCAAGATATTGTCCGGTGCGCGTCATTCCGGCAGAGCTGGACTCGAGGGATTTCGCCAAGCCAAAGTCCGAAATGTAAACGTGATCATCCTTGCCCATCAGGACGTTCTGCGGCTTCAGATCGCGGTGAACCACGCCTTCCGAATGCGCCGCGTCGAGTGCTTCGCACAGTTGCTGCGTGATATCAACCGCGCGTGCTACGGGCAGTTTTCCTTGCTCACGGAGCAAATGATGTAAATCCTCTCCGTCGACGAAGGCCATGGAGATAAACTTCACGCCATCGGCTTCCCCCAAATCATGAATGCGCAGAATGTTTTTGTGCGAGATGCGACTGGCAAGCAGTAATTCCTGCTTGAATCGCTGCATGGCGTTCGCGTCGGTCGTAAGCTGAGGTTGCAAAACTTTCAGAGCGATGGACCGGTCGAGTTCCTTGTCATGCGCCTTATAGACGCGACCCATGCCACCTTGTCCAAGCAATGCCTCAATCTGATATCGCGCTCCAAGTTCATCGCCAGGTTCCAGAACTCCATAGACGGTTACGGACGAACGCGCGCCCGTACGCGAGGCGGATCCGGACCCAGAGCGTGAAGAAACCGGGGTACGCGAGGTCTCTTGAGAGGATAAATTGTCCGTCGAATTTCGCGAGATCGGCGTCGTGGAATCGAGCGTCTGATCCGCATCCATCGGACGGTCGAATCCCCCGGGAGTTTGCAGATCCAACGAGGAACCGCACTTCAAGCAGGAGTATGATTCATCGGCATTTTCTGTCCGGCATTGGGGACAGATCATGTATCGCCTGCCCTCTCTCCACGAAACAAGCGAAGAATCTGGCGATTATGACTCACCTCTCTCTTGCCTGCAAGCAATGGAAGGGCCACGACCCGCAGCCGGGAGTGAGTAAACTTGCAGTCATCGTAAAAGTGCGTTCTTGCATCTAATTCACGGTAAAATACGGGAGAAAAGAAGGGTATATCTAAAAGTGACATTCTCGCCTTCTCTAAAAGCGCCTTTATTTTTTCTTATCTTTGCTACGGCGATGTCTGCCCGTGCGCAAACCGTCGGCCCCATTACTCCGCCGCCCACATTCAAAGTGAAGTCCATTCCAGCCAAGCCTAATCCTGGTGCACCGCCGATGTCTGCTGACCAGATTATTCAGCGACTCGTTAAAAACGAGGATTTCATCAATGCCGCTTACAATGCGCAGAGCTTTGATCAAAGCGTTAAGCTTGAAGAGCTCGTGAACGGCGGCGGAGAATTCGACTTCGCGGGACAGGAATACACGAAACCCTCCGGGGAGCGCTATGAGACTGTTACGAAGCCGCCTACCTCTACTTTGCACTACACGGAATTTTCACTCGAAGACGTAAAGACAATAGACGCTCTGCCTTTATTTTTTCTGACTTCAGAAAACCTGCCGCTTTACAATCTGACCTACGAGGGCCAGGAAAAACTCGACCAGATCAATACCTTCATCTTTCGCGTAAAGGCCAAGGAGTTGGGTAATAAACCGCTATTCGACGGCGTCATTTGGGTTGACGATCAGGATTTCGCCATTGTGAAGAGCGATGGTCAGTTTCTCACGATTACCGGCAACGCCTATTCCACATTTCCTTTTTCAATGTTTGAGGTATATAGCCAGAATCTGCAAGGTCACCTGTGGTTTCCGACGTATATTCGTTCCGACGGCCATGTGAAAACGCCCAATGGAGATGTGCCTATCCGCCTCATTGTCCGGTCCGAGAATTTCAAGCCGAACGGCCCAGCAGCAACGCCTACTGCGGCGCCTTCTTCAAAGCCCTCCAACTAAAGTGAATTCGCAGCATTGTTTCTGAGCGGAAGGTCTGTCGCTCTGCGCAGGTTTCTCCAACGGAAGAACACCAAGGAGTCGATGCGAATCCTCAGCTAAGACGCGCTGTTGTGCGGAATGTCGTCGTCGCGCCGAAAATCGATGTCATCGAAAGAAGCTGCGTAACCGTTCCAACCCGGAACCTCGCATACCTCGATGCGCACCACGTGCGCCGCAGTCTTCAGCCGGACACTTCCTCTCCCAAGAGGCCGCTCGATGAGCGAAACCTCAAGTTCGATGCCGGTTCCTGGTTCGATAATGCGCGGAGCCAGGAAATAAATGCCGGACGAGCTGATGTTTTTGGTCACCAGCGTAACGGGAGTCGCTTCGGCGCGTTCGCCAATCTTCGTCAATTGCAATGGCAGACTCAAATATGCGCGGGGGCTTCGCCGGCGATCCGGAACGATGCTGACAGCGTGAGTTGGGACGCGCAAAAATCGCCGCGGCGGCAGAGTTTCGAGATTTGGACGTAATCTTTCAGCAGGAAAAGCGAACGGGTCGACAGACAGTCGTGGCTTGAGATTTGAGCTTGCCCCCATGTGAATGCCCCCCAAGTGTCCGGCAACCACCAATTTGCCGAGTAAGGCAATATGCCTCGCGCCCCTACTCAACGTCAACGGTGTCAAGAAAAATGTGTCTTTTGATTCAACAAGGTTTCAGGAAGCTCCATCACCCTCAGCGTCCGCCTTTGGTTAGCCGGGTTTGGATGCGAAAATCGGATAGATATCATCGAATGGATGGACTAATTTGATGCTTAGCGGAGCAAACCCGAAAATTAATAAGGGGACGCGCAGTTGGATTGAATGCGAACGAAGAAAATGACGGCGAAGCCAATTGTGGCGACGAGGATAGCCAACTACTGGCGCGATGTGCAGCATCGTTGCACCGCTGCTGATGGCCGATTTGTCTATGCCGTGCGCACGACGAGAATCTATTGCCGGCCATCGTGTCCGTCCAAACGTCCGCGCAGGGATCGCGTGATTTTTTTTCAGGGGCCACGCGAAGCGGAACTCGCTGGTTATCGCCCCTGCCGCCGCTGTTGGCCGCAGATGGAGCCGTCACGAAGCGAAGCGGCTCGTCTCGTTCACCAGATTTGCGCCAAAATCGATGAAACTCTGACCGTTGATTCCGAGGCTCGTCTAACGCTGTCTGAGTTAGGCCGTTCGTTCGGCCTCAAATCGCACAAGATGGAGCACCTGTTCCGGCGCATCCTGGGCATAACGCCAAAACAATTCACCGACGCGCGACGTATGGCGCAACTGAAATCCAAACTTCGCAAGGGGGAAAAAGTGACTACGGCAATGTATGACGCAGGTTATGGCTCAAGCAGCCGCCTTTACGAACGCGCTCCTGCGCAAATGGGTATGACGCCCGCCATCTACCGCCGCGGCGGCGCGGGCATGAACATCAGTTACACGATTGTTCCTTGTACGCTTGGCCGCGTGCTCGTCGCGGCCACGTCGCGCGGCGTCAGCGCCGTTTATCTGGGCGACTCCGATGCGCCGCTCGAAAAGGCTCTTGCAGAGGAATATCCGCGTGCTGAAATTCGCCGTGATGCGAAGAGACTCGGTCCCTGGGTTCGCGAGATTGTCGAGCACCTTCGCGGGCGCGAGCCGCACATCGATCTCCCCCTCGACGTTCAGGCTACCGCCTTCCAGCGCCGCGTCTGGCAGGAATTGTGCCGCATTCCGTATGGCGCCACGCGCTCTTACCGCGAGGTCGCTCGCGCGATTGGCAAGCCTCGCGCCATTCGGGCCGTGGCCCGCGCTTGCGCCACCAATCCTGTCTCCGTCGTCGTTCCATGCCACCGTGTTGTTCGGGAAGACGGCAACTTGGCTGGATATCGCTGGGGCTTGAATCGGAAGAACGCTTTGATTACGCAAGAAAGAGAACTAGTTCAGAAAAACCAGTAGCACGCCCTTGTGCTATCCCTCGGGCCGGATTTTCTGCGTGTCTTTGGGCCAGTGGGGCCGGAATCTCGAATCGGGGATATTCGGATTTCGGACTTCGCTCGAATACTGAATAATGAAGTAGTCGTCCGACCCCGTTTCGAAGAATTTTTGCTGGACAGGCAGCCACGAAGATTCATCGAGCCATAAATGGATTTTCGAAATTTGATTTCTGGCCTGTGCTGACTTGGGTGTGAGCTCCAGCAGCGCAGTTTTCTGATGGTCCAGCGTTGGCTCACCGAGAAGCGTCACCAGGAAGCCTTTTTCCAGATCATGCCCCGAGGTTCCAAAACCCAGGAGAAGAAATTCATCCACAAGCTGGCGGTGCTTGCCCAAATTGTATTCTTCGACTCGTTTTAGTCCCGGCGTGTAAATGTAAATCGTGTCGCCCGTTCGGAGGATGGTGCGTGGGTCCGGAGTCTTCATTTCCAGGCGCATTTTTTCGCCGTGGACGTAAAGGACACCTGTTTCGGTAGATTTCACATTCACGACCACAGTCACCTTCGTCCGCGCAATATCGGCCGTAAGGCTCTGAAAACCCTTGGCTTGATCGTCCAGTTCGCGCAAGACGGCATTCAATGTCAGCGGGTTCCGTTCTTGAGCGCGTTCGGCAAGCACGGGGAGCGCGAACGCCATCGTTAGGATTGTCGAAAGCAAAATGTATTTTCGAAACACGTTCGGACTAAAAACCTCTTCTCTGAGAAACATGGATGATAACACAGCGGCGGAAAGTGCCGGAAAAGCTGAGTGAACAGATGTTGCCACAAGGACACATTTGCTATGGAAGGTAGGAACTAATGACTTACATCCACATCGTAGAAGAGAACTGCCCCGTCATTGTCTCGCACGGTCTGGATTCTGCGAATTTGAAACGACTGGTTCTTAAGTTCGTCCACTGATTGACTTAGAATCTCGTGTGCTCGTTCCTCGAACTGAGGGTCTGCGGCTTTGACAGGATCGGAATGCGGAAGAAGGCTGCCGTCCACCCGATAGGTTTCGATGTGCATGGTTGGGTCGCGCATGATCAGCGTGATTCCACTATTGCTTTGGCTGCTGCTCGGCTGCCTGTCGTGGAACCAGCTTCGCGGCGTAAGCAGAACAAACATCACAATCGCGACGACCATGACATCGTAGGGCCAACTCCCGCGCTCATACGACCACAGAATCGTATTGGCAAAGCCATGCCAGAGTTTGCGCATCTCAGTTCGCCGCCGCGCCGTCGACAACCAGACCATCGCGCATGTGCAGCACTCTCGTTCCATAAGCCGCCGCTTCCGGATTGTGCGTAATCATCACGATCGTCTGCCCCAGATTCTTGTTCAGCTGGCGGAGCAACCCGAGGACATTCTCCGAATTCTTGGTGTCCAGATTGCCGGTTGGTTCATCGGCGAGGACGATTTTGGGCTCGTGGATGATCGCACGCGCAATTGCAACTCGCTGTTGCTCGCCGCCCGACAACTGCGAGGGCCGGTGCTCCAGCCTTTCTCTCAATCCCAGCATTTGTGTAACCACGTCGAACCGGTGCGGGTCGAAACCGTCACCATGAATGTGCTGCGCCAGCGCGATATTTCCGCGCGCGTCCAGCGTGGGCAGGAGATTGAATCGCTGGAACACAAATCCTACTTTGTGCCGCCGCAGGAGCGTCCGCCCCGCGTCTCCCAGACTCGTCAGATCGTTACCATCGAGCAAGACGCGCCCGCGGCTCGCCCGCGCCAGCCCACCGATTACGTGAAGCAACGTGGACTTGCCGCACCCGGAAGGGCCCATGACGGAAACAAATTCCCCCGCAAATATCTCCAGATCAATTCCACGCAGAGCCGCCACGTCGAGGCTTCCGGCGCGGAATATCTTCCAAAGGTTCTCGGTCTTGAGTATCGGTTCCAACTCGCTCCCACCGGAAGGAACTCCCATTTCCCCCGATACAATGATTCTATTCGGTCAATTCGCCAATGGCTAGTGTGCCGTAGAAGAGAATCTCGGGGTCACTCATACGCCAGCGCCTCGATGGGATCCTTCCGGCTTGCCAGCCAGGCCGGATATGTCGCGCCCAGCCATCCGCCGGCGATCGCCAACCCAGCGGCTTTGAGCAGCCAGCTGGGCGTGATCAGGATGGTCAGAGTGGGAAAAATCGTGAGAAACAGCATGCGAACGCCATAACTCATCCCAAATCCCAGCACAATCCCCGCCAGACACAAAGCCGTGGTTTCGCTGAGGATCACGCGCACCACGTAACTTCGCGACGCTCCAAGCGACTTCAATATGCCAATCTCGCGCGTGCGCTCAATAATCGTCGTGTACATCGAAAGCAGGATCACCAGAAATCCGATAGCCACCGCGAGCCAGATCATTGAGTCAATAAAGGTTTTCAGTCCCGGCAGATGGGACGACGTCATTAGCGACATGTAGTCCCTTAGTGGGCGCACTTCATAGTGCGGCAAAAGCACATTAATTAGGCCGATGACTTTCTCGGTTTGGTCCGGGCTGTCGCACTTGATGAAAAATACGGAAGCCTTGTCGCGCGCCCCGGAAAGATCTTGCAGCGTGGACATGAGCACAAACAGCCTCGCGCCCTTTCCATGCTCCACGATTCCGGCCACATGAAAATCGTGTCCGAGTACGTGGAGCGTATCACCAACTTTCACTTTTCGTCCCTTCGCGTACCAGTCGTCAACCAGGATGTCATCGTGAGCTTGCAGACCGTGTCCCTCATGAAAGACAAATCCGCCCGAAACCTCGCTAAACGTCACAGGATCGATCCCGTAAATGATGTCCAGCCCATTCGTGGAATTGAATTGCAGCAGAACGGGCGCAACCGATTGCACGTTCTTGATTTGGCCGAGCCTCTGCCCGATTTCAATCGGCATGGGCGCTCCACTGAAAGCCATGAAAACCGAAGCGGAAGGAGGCTGCACCATGATATCCGCTCCGATCCCTTCAATACGCTTCGCCGTATCGGAGAGCATCCCTGACGTCAGCCCCACCACCGTCAGCACGAGCGTTACTTCCACGCCTACGGCGATAATCGTGATCAGCGTCCGCACCGGCCGGTACAGAATGTTCCGCAGGATCATGTGCTTAATCACGGCTGTTTTCCTTCGCCAAGCTGCACGAGTTCAGTGCCCGCTGGCTGAGCCAGCTGGAAGCGGTCTGCGGAGACCGGTTGATTCAACGTCAAACTCGTAATCGCGATGGCGAGCTGATATTCATCAGCTGGCCGGTTCAGCACAATTTCACGAGGATACATGATGTTTCCTTGGGGCTGCCAATCGCTCGTTTTAATATCCGATAGAACCTCGCCCTTGCTGCCAAAAATCTGTATGCGTGCCACCTGCAAATCGCTGCGTTCGAACCATATCTTGCGGTCCAGATTCCATCCCTGCGGGCCCTGCGCTGCCACGATCAGCACGTAATATTGCTCCGGCGGCTCATTTTCCTCTTCCATCAGCACTGGCGCGTCCGCTGCGATCTCGGTCCACATCAGTGCGTCGAACAGATGTTGTGGCCGAAGGTTCTCAATGGATTTCTGCGCCCTCTCTCGGAGGTTCGCTGGCCCCACGATAAACTTATTCTTCGACGGAATGTAAATTCGGAATGTTTGCCCGTCGCACACCATATCAAAAATGTCTTTGGCCACAATCGGCGCCTGCCCGATCATTCGTATGGACGCTGGCCGCGCCGCCAGGATATACCCATTTACATCGTGATATTGCTCGATGACTCCGCTCAGCGCCGATCCTGCCGTCGGCGACATGCGCACTGCCGCGTTGAGCGTCTGCACGCCAGATGCAATCTGGTTATACCGCGCAATTAATTCGGCCCTCGTCGCTGTCAGCGCCGGTTTTGTTGTGGTGGGAATCGTAACCGTCTTGCGGCTCACGGCGCAACCGGCCAAAATAGCGGCATTCAAGCATAGCCCCGCAATCCAAAGTGTCCTGTGAATCTGCAGCGAAATCCCCCGTAAAAGGACAAACAATGAATTTAACAGCCGCATTTAGGGGTGTCAACGCAACGGCTATCGCCGGGTGTGAATGAGCGAAAAGTCGAAGTCAGGCAGACATCGGCAAGGACTGGCTTTGCGGCGCTGCGCCTGCCATGGACACCAGCAAGCTCCGCAGCCGCGAGCGATCTTCCAAATCCATGCCAACCATTTCGACTCCAGCCTGATTTGTCTTCGTAAATCTCACGAGAACCTCCAGCCGGATCGGCCGTATTCCCGAGGAGATCTTCAAATCCGCAGCCGTCCCCACGGAAAGGTGGACATCGCCGCTCAAAAGTCCGCCCTCCAGACTCAACACTTGAACTGCGGGCTGATATTTGCCGCGTTTGGACTGAATGACGGCAGAAACTGGCTTGGTCATGCGAATCCGAGGATAGCGCCGGTAGCGCACGAAATCGCGGTCTGCTCGCACGTCGAGCGGGGCCAGGCGCAGCATCTCCGCATCAAGCCCGGAACGCGGCAGCACTTCTTGCGCTTGTTCGGGATCGACCTTCAACAAAGCCTGCGCTGCGGCCAAGCGCATTTCCGGAGGATAAGCCCAGCGCCACGCACTCCGCGTCTCAATGATGAGCCGCAAATGAGTGGCGCAATCAGGCGGTCGCAATCTTCCGAGCGCCTCGACAGCCTTCACGCGCACGAAGGCCGAGCTATCTGCCAGCAGATCTCCTTCGGCCAGGCGCAAGAGCTCAGGCGCGACACTGGGATCGCCGGACATGCCCACCTCGTCAAGCGCCATAGGGACAATCATTCGGTCAAACCGATCGATCAAGCTCATCAGCATTCGCCCGCGTTCCGGCGCGCCGCCCACAGAAAGCTGCCTTAGAGCTTCATCATGCGCAGACCTCTCGCCGGAGCGAATCTTCTTAGGGAGAAGCTCGTCTACAATCGCAGGCTCCATCCGGCTCAATAGTCCCACGACGCGAACCGCGTTCGCCGCCGGGCTAAACTCCAGTGTCCGCCGCAGATGGTCTTTCGCGCGTTCGCCTAGCGCGTTCGCCATGCTCACAAGCTGTTCGCGCTCCGCTCCACGCGCTACGCGCATCAGACGCGCTGCCATCTGTTCCACCGCCGCTTCCGGAGCGCGCCGCAGGACTTCCAGCAGCTCCGCCACGACACCAGAATTTCTCAGTCCATGATCGATGAATTCCGGAATTCGATTCGCGATCCCAATCCGCGGCTCGATGCTTTGCGACCAGTTCGGCCGCGATCGTTCGATTTTCGCCAGCGTATCCTGAGCATGGCGCACCGCACCGTACGATTTTCGTTCCGTCGCTTCCTGGCTGAAGCGTACAAAAGCTGCGCTGAGCAGGCTTTGCAGTTGCGGATCGCGTTCGACTCCCAATTGCTCGCCGATCGACCGAACCGCCTCATCCAGACGCGAATCATCCGCCTGCACATAAAGGTCAACCATCTGGCTCAAACCGGTCGCCGCCTTTTTTCGCGCTTCCGGGTCATGGTGCTTCACGCAGCCC from Candidatus Acidiferrales bacterium encodes:
- a CDS encoding PilZ domain-containing protein → MGASSNLKPRLSVDPFAFPAERLRPNLETLPPRRFLRVPTHAVSIVPDRRRSPRAYLSLPLQLTKIGERAEATPVTLVTKNISSSGIYFLAPRIIEPGTGIELEVSLIERPLGRGSVRLKTAAHVVRIEVCEVPGWNGYAASFDDIDFRRDDDIPHNSAS
- the ada gene encoding bifunctional DNA-binding transcriptional regulator/O6-methylguanine-DNA methyltransferase Ada, encoding MRTKKMTAKPIVATRIANYWRDVQHRCTAADGRFVYAVRTTRIYCRPSCPSKRPRRDRVIFFQGPREAELAGYRPCRRCWPQMEPSRSEAARLVHQICAKIDETLTVDSEARLTLSELGRSFGLKSHKMEHLFRRILGITPKQFTDARRMAQLKSKLRKGEKVTTAMYDAGYGSSSRLYERAPAQMGMTPAIYRRGGAGMNISYTIVPCTLGRVLVAATSRGVSAVYLGDSDAPLEKALAEEYPRAEIRRDAKRLGPWVREIVEHLRGREPHIDLPLDVQATAFQRRVWQELCRIPYGATRSYREVARAIGKPRAIRAVARACATNPVSVVVPCHRVVREDGNLAGYRWGLNRKNALITQERELVQKNQ
- a CDS encoding ABC transporter ATP-binding protein is translated as MEPILKTENLWKIFRAGSLDVAALRGIDLEIFAGEFVSVMGPSGCGKSTLLHVIGGLARASRGRVLLDGNDLTSLGDAGRTLLRRHKVGFVFQRFNLLPTLDARGNIALAQHIHGDGFDPHRFDVVTQMLGLRERLEHRPSQLSGGEQQRVAIARAIIHEPKIVLADEPTGNLDTKNSENVLGLLRQLNKNLGQTIVMITHNPEAAAYGTRVLHMRDGLVVDGAAAN
- a CDS encoding FtsX-like permease family protein, which gives rise to MIKHMILRNILYRPVRTLITIIAVGVEVTLVLTVVGLTSGMLSDTAKRIEGIGADIMVQPPSASVFMAFSGAPMPIEIGQRLGQIKNVQSVAPVLLQFNSTNGLDIIYGIDPVTFSEVSGGFVFHEGHGLQAHDDILVDDWYAKGRKVKVGDTLHVLGHDFHVAGIVEHGKGARLFVLMSTLQDLSGARDKASVFFIKCDSPDQTEKVIGLINVLLPHYEVRPLRDYMSLMTSSHLPGLKTFIDSMIWLAVAIGFLVILLSMYTTIIERTREIGILKSLGASRSYVVRVILSETTALCLAGIVLGFGMSYGVRMLFLTIFPTLTILITPSWLLKAAGLAIAGGWLGATYPAWLASRKDPIEALAYE
- a CDS encoding outer membrane lipoprotein-sorting protein, translated to MFRKYILLSTILTMAFALPVLAERAQERNPLTLNAVLRELDDQAKGFQSLTADIARTKVTVVVNVKSTETGVLYVHGEKMRLEMKTPDPRTILRTGDTIYIYTPGLKRVEEYNLGKHRQLVDEFLLLGFGTSGHDLEKGFLVTLLGEPTLDHQKTALLELTPKSAQARNQISKIHLWLDESSWLPVQQKFFETGSDDYFIIQYSSEVRNPNIPDSRFRPHWPKDTQKIRPEG
- a CDS encoding PilZ domain-containing protein produces the protein MNASGSSGLVLGTSGTDLLVDGMTLESTASERSLAQLLTTANISSIVFTHELTKDAFTAFVRTFAEAGQKPAELIERLKASFEEGPASGIRVNEVRFVAADSEMADSAIAAQLAAKSLGADAEKLQDWLRDPEKLIQLISAAEGSGISKTSGYVFGEELIGTGNGGGEKQGAYLLSEDEMKSLMRMATSLNAASRGPAGEAQKADWKERFAALPAPAQITLREALAGMSSKHPRQKLDDAAMLRLAEDMAIHYAIERFQRGDLKVDAVRQVLEKLGKEVETLRKVLQWHEDKMVKAGMNVETHADILDRQFWSSVPESGKRGVLLSPESWCVPTRNVRQYCEELLSRGDNETTGKILTQYAGCVKHHDPEARKKAATGLSQMVDLYVQADDSRLDEAVRSIGEQLGVERDPQLQSLLSAAFVRFSQEATERKSYGAVRHAQDTLAKIERSRPNWSQSIEPRIGIANRIPEFIDHGLRNSGVVAELLEVLRRAPEAAVEQMAARLMRVARGAEREQLVSMANALGERAKDHLRRTLEFSPAANAVRVVGLLSRMEPAIVDELLPKKIRSGERSAHDEALRQLSVGGAPERGRMLMSLIDRFDRMIVPMALDEVGMSGDPSVAPELLRLAEGDLLADSSAFVRVKAVEALGRLRPPDCATHLRLIIETRSAWRWAYPPEMRLAAAQALLKVDPEQAQEVLPRSGLDAEMLRLAPLDVRADRDFVRYRRYPRIRMTKPVSAVIQSKRGKYQPAVQVLSLEGGLLSGDVHLSVGTAADLKISSGIRPIRLEVLVRFTKTNQAGVEMVGMDLEDRSRLRSLLVSMAGAAPQSQSLPMSA